In one window of Leptospira sp. GIMC2001 DNA:
- a CDS encoding ATP-dependent RNA helicase, with protein MLPSYPVKDILPQIDSFLSSHSTILIKAPPGSGKTTLVPLHLLQHLQNNETILMLEPRRIATVQSAQRMAEIINQAVGDTVGYQVRYQRKISKQTRIEVVTEGIFLKRYQTDPELQNVKYLILDEFHERSKDADLSLALALETVKLFRPELKIIIMSATLDTNEISKFLLNCPVVETTGNLFPVQIEYKESSIESAIIKSINKHSIGDILVFLPGTREIRNLQNKLSIYTEFECFGLYGALELSEQRKVILGSSSGKRRVILSTNIAETSLTIEGVRIVIDSGLVKKYRFDLRTGLAKWEVNRIALDSAEQRAGRAGRLGPGFCYRIWSEKELMNQRTIPEILNTDISALILSTQAMGFQIEELSWIDPPTSASISVGRSLLEWLNILDSNGSISSLGTFASMFPLPPRLSILCLRSLHFDAKAKDFAISLALELSEEDLFGDKRDRFFREIHSILTEIEKSQNFQNLFPKYDFKVTRGILLSYAFPDRIAKLRDGQDDRYITVMGKGSQLSKDSILKGEKWLVAWRTEGDSGEAIIYEAESIPINQLEKLFYNDKRMMDFLSPTVKPVARKIKSQDTKESSNKNIENPLFKNLPKVWTSPKGRNVKVEFENGRIVLSVKIQDLFGGKESPKFGNGNLPITWKLLSPANRPVQITSDLDGFWKGSYKEIRKELKSRYPKHEWPENPY; from the coding sequence ATGCTTCCTTCCTATCCAGTAAAAGATATCCTTCCTCAGATCGATTCGTTCCTATCTTCACATTCTACAATTCTAATTAAGGCACCACCTGGTTCTGGTAAAACAACTTTAGTTCCATTGCATCTTTTGCAGCATCTACAGAATAACGAAACTATCTTGATGCTAGAACCAAGGCGCATTGCAACCGTACAATCTGCACAGAGAATGGCTGAGATCATCAATCAAGCTGTGGGTGACACGGTCGGATATCAAGTTCGTTATCAGAGAAAAATTAGCAAGCAAACTCGCATTGAAGTCGTTACAGAAGGGATTTTCCTAAAGAGATACCAAACTGATCCAGAACTTCAGAATGTTAAGTATTTAATCTTGGATGAATTCCATGAACGAAGTAAGGATGCAGACTTATCACTTGCCCTTGCTCTAGAAACTGTAAAATTATTTCGACCCGAACTCAAAATCATTATAATGTCAGCGACCCTGGATACAAATGAGATTTCCAAATTTTTACTGAACTGTCCCGTTGTCGAAACTACGGGAAATTTATTTCCTGTTCAGATAGAATATAAGGAATCAAGCATTGAATCTGCTATCATAAAATCTATAAACAAACATTCAATAGGTGATATTTTGGTTTTCCTTCCAGGAACTCGCGAAATTCGTAACTTACAGAACAAATTGTCCATTTACACAGAATTCGAATGTTTTGGTTTGTATGGAGCCTTAGAACTCAGCGAACAGAGGAAGGTCATACTTGGTTCAAGTTCAGGTAAACGCCGAGTGATACTCAGCACGAATATTGCTGAGACTTCGCTGACCATTGAAGGTGTACGCATAGTTATTGACTCTGGACTCGTGAAGAAATATCGATTTGATCTAAGAACTGGACTTGCGAAATGGGAAGTCAACCGAATCGCTCTAGATTCTGCTGAACAACGAGCTGGTCGTGCAGGACGCTTGGGGCCGGGCTTTTGCTATCGAATCTGGTCTGAAAAAGAATTGATGAATCAGCGAACGATTCCAGAAATTCTGAACACAGATATTTCTGCATTGATTCTGTCTACGCAAGCGATGGGTTTTCAAATTGAAGAATTGTCTTGGATAGACCCACCGACCTCTGCATCCATCTCAGTTGGACGAAGCTTACTGGAATGGTTGAATATTTTAGATTCCAATGGATCAATCTCAAGTCTGGGAACATTTGCAAGCATGTTTCCGCTTCCACCTCGCCTAAGTATTCTATGCTTGCGTTCACTACATTTTGATGCAAAGGCAAAAGACTTTGCAATTTCACTTGCTTTAGAACTATCCGAAGAAGATTTGTTTGGTGATAAGAGAGATCGATTCTTTCGGGAAATTCATAGTATTTTGACGGAAATAGAAAAATCTCAAAATTTTCAAAATCTATTTCCTAAATATGATTTCAAAGTTACTCGTGGAATTCTATTGAGTTATGCCTTTCCAGATAGAATCGCTAAATTGCGTGATGGGCAAGACGATCGTTATATCACTGTTATGGGAAAAGGATCGCAATTAAGCAAAGATTCAATTCTAAAAGGTGAGAAATGGTTGGTAGCCTGGCGAACAGAAGGAGATTCTGGCGAAGCCATCATCTATGAAGCAGAGTCCATTCCCATCAACCAGTTAGAAAAACTTTTTTACAATGACAAGAGAATGATGGATTTCTTGTCACCTACAGTTAAACCAGTTGCAAGAAAAATAAAGTCACAAGATACAAAAGAATCCAGCAATAAAAATATAGAAAATCCGCTATTTAAAAATCTTCCAAAAGTCTGGACAAGTCCAAAAGGGCGAAATGTAAAAGTGGAATTTGAAAACGGACGAATTGTACTCTCTGTAAAGATTCAAGATTTATTTGGAGGTAAAGAATCTCCAAAATTTGGAAATGGAAACCTTCCGATCACTTGGAAATTGCTTTCCCCTGCCAATCGACCTGTTCAGATAACCAGTGACTTAGATGGATTCTGGAAAGGAAGTTACAAAGAAATCAGAAAAGAACTGAAAAGTAGATATCCAAAACATGAATGGCCAGAGAATCCATATTAG
- a CDS encoding GGDEF domain-containing protein yields the protein MERERALQRAQAILEDINRILLEDPMSIPDLSVYDSPESKSDLSQLVYLLTNISLEYEDSLKLLNETFQLRIKMSHCLNRPVDFRVTLLDILLNNEIRLNNPKMIEIKLYLEQEMQVVVDYLTGLYNKRYFEDALTRELNQTRRYNRNLSVLLIDIDDFKKVNDSYGHAMGDEVLRKLAAIIRENTRKEDTICRTGGEEFTLLLPDTPAKGAWRVGEKIRIAFHKETIASHKLSFSGGVSAYPIDTTDREELIYLADKAMYFSKYSGKNRISIMSDQIRNSDLIGNSNS from the coding sequence ATGGAAAGAGAACGAGCATTGCAGCGAGCCCAAGCGATTTTAGAAGATATCAATAGAATACTATTGGAAGATCCCATGTCTATTCCAGATCTTTCCGTATATGATAGTCCTGAATCGAAATCTGATCTTTCTCAATTGGTCTATCTGCTTACCAATATATCATTAGAATACGAAGATTCTTTGAAACTTCTGAATGAAACTTTTCAGCTTCGAATCAAGATGTCCCACTGCCTAAATAGACCAGTTGACTTTCGTGTCACTCTGCTTGATATACTTCTCAATAACGAAATTCGCCTTAATAATCCCAAAATGATTGAGATTAAATTATATCTCGAGCAAGAAATGCAAGTCGTTGTTGATTATCTGACAGGTTTGTACAACAAGCGATATTTTGAAGATGCTCTGACTCGAGAACTCAATCAAACACGCAGATACAATAGAAACCTTTCAGTTTTATTAATTGATATTGATGATTTTAAAAAGGTTAACGACAGTTATGGTCATGCAATGGGTGACGAAGTGCTCAGAAAACTTGCGGCAATAATTCGAGAGAATACAAGAAAAGAAGATACAATCTGTCGCACAGGAGGCGAGGAATTTACACTTTTGCTTCCGGATACGCCAGCGAAAGGTGCCTGGCGAGTGGGCGAGAAGATTCGAATTGCTTTTCACAAAGAAACAATCGCGTCACATAAATTGTCATTTTCAGGTGGGGTTTCAGCTTATCCAATAGACACAACGGATAGAGAAGAGTTGATCTATCTTGCTGATAAAGCAATGTACTTTTCTAAATATTCCGGCAAGAATCGTATATCGATTATGAGTGATCAGATTCGAAATTCTGATCTGATCGGTAATTCAAATTCATAA
- a CDS encoding STAS domain-containing protein, translating to MSRLEFNSFALELNTIEVQSQQVMVVSFEGQISNNNAFEISRKINAIFETENYNLILNLTKLEYINSVGVAMLLTIIKTVDQHNGKVVIGGLNHFLENVIKLMELPKKVLIFHSIDEARVAWE from the coding sequence ATGTCTAGACTAGAGTTCAATTCCTTCGCTCTGGAGTTGAATACAATCGAAGTTCAATCGCAGCAGGTAATGGTCGTTTCCTTTGAGGGACAGATTTCCAATAATAATGCGTTTGAGATCTCCCGTAAGATCAATGCGATCTTCGAGACGGAGAATTACAATCTAATACTCAATCTTACAAAATTAGAATATATCAACAGTGTCGGAGTGGCAATGTTGCTTACCATTATCAAAACTGTAGATCAACACAATGGAAAAGTCGTGATTGGTGGTTTGAATCATTTCCTTGAAAACGTGATCAAACTAATGGAACTTCCGAAGAAGGTTCTCATCTTCCATTCCATCGACGAAGCCAGAGTCGCTTGGGAGTAA
- the hflX gene encoding GTPase HflX gives MSKLSGNLNGLKPNQLKKLKSLSEKRVRNDSFITHDIARNFCEISRELSRQVGATIDRSGYIHHLIVGTDSSIQIPFLDRIRTSQSRLRGLRLFHTHIKDDPLNQEDLTDLVLLRLDYITAAVVDEQGLPKYYYSSHINPDPNSENPWVILPRVYPGQIQEGFLTEVLELEAEFSSHKSELKESQKTNRAFLVGTYEPRTQKRSPESSLAELKELCRTAGIHVVDQYYQKKAPDSSTVVGKGKLQEIMLKAVQKDVELLVFDLELAPAQAKKISDTADLKIIDRTQLILDIFAKNAKSRDGKLQVELAQLKYLKGRLSELDDNMSRLTGGIGGRGPGETKLEIGNRRVGERINRLEQELKSLRKRRELNRKRRTRNEIPVVGIVGYTNAGKSTLLNALTHSEVIAEDKLFATLDPTTRRVRFPEEREIILSDTVGFIHDLPPELSNAFKATLEELGDADLLLHVVDVSNPEFIQQMEAVDNILSSLDLNKVPQLVVFNKVDSLISQDKEIPSLDGLFISASSGSGLEALLDSMEKHLWNSDAIEARNELRKKKQEIPELQLLPSDSGFVDGMEDENLLRKFH, from the coding sequence ATCAGTAAATTAAGCGGGAATTTGAACGGACTTAAGCCCAATCAACTCAAGAAATTGAAATCTCTTTCGGAAAAGCGTGTCCGAAATGATAGCTTTATTACTCACGATATTGCAAGAAATTTCTGTGAGATTTCACGAGAACTTTCCAGGCAAGTCGGAGCAACGATTGATCGTTCTGGTTATATCCATCACCTAATTGTGGGAACGGATTCATCGATACAGATTCCATTTCTAGATCGAATTCGTACTTCTCAATCTAGATTGAGAGGACTTAGACTTTTTCATACTCATATAAAAGATGATCCTCTGAATCAAGAGGATCTTACTGATTTGGTTTTGCTTCGTCTCGATTATATCACTGCAGCTGTTGTTGATGAACAGGGACTTCCGAAATACTACTATTCTTCTCATATCAATCCAGATCCAAATAGCGAGAATCCTTGGGTAATTCTTCCAAGAGTTTATCCGGGTCAGATCCAAGAGGGATTCTTGACAGAAGTTCTTGAATTGGAAGCGGAATTTTCTTCGCATAAGTCAGAGCTCAAAGAATCTCAGAAAACCAATCGTGCTTTTCTTGTGGGAACTTACGAACCTCGTACACAGAAAAGATCACCCGAATCATCGTTAGCTGAATTGAAAGAGCTATGCAGAACTGCGGGAATACATGTTGTCGATCAATACTACCAGAAAAAGGCTCCAGACTCATCAACTGTTGTTGGAAAAGGGAAATTACAAGAGATCATGCTCAAGGCTGTGCAAAAGGACGTGGAACTTCTGGTTTTTGATCTTGAGCTTGCCCCGGCACAAGCAAAGAAAATTTCTGATACTGCTGATCTCAAGATCATCGATCGCACACAATTGATTCTTGATATTTTTGCAAAGAACGCAAAAAGTCGAGACGGAAAATTGCAAGTCGAACTGGCACAACTTAAATACCTCAAAGGAAGATTGTCGGAATTGGATGACAATATGTCTCGACTAACAGGTGGAATAGGTGGACGAGGACCTGGAGAGACCAAGTTGGAAATCGGCAATCGACGTGTTGGTGAGCGAATCAATCGTCTTGAGCAAGAATTGAAGTCGCTTCGCAAAAGAAGAGAACTCAATCGTAAGAGACGAACAAGAAATGAGATCCCTGTTGTGGGAATTGTTGGATACACTAACGCAGGCAAATCTACACTTCTCAATGCGCTAACTCACTCGGAAGTTATTGCAGAAGATAAACTTTTTGCAACGCTTGATCCTACGACGAGAAGAGTTCGATTCCCTGAAGAAAGAGAAATCATTCTCTCAGATACGGTAGGATTTATACATGACCTTCCACCTGAACTTTCGAATGCTTTCAAAGCAACATTAGAAGAGTTAGGTGATGCAGATTTACTTTTGCATGTTGTAGATGTTTCGAATCCGGAATTCATTCAGCAAATGGAAGCTGTTGATAATATCTTATCTAGTCTCGATCTGAATAAAGTTCCTCAGTTGGTAGTTTTTAATAAAGTGGATAGTCTGATTTCTCAAGATAAAGAAATTCCTAGCCTGGACGGCTTATTTATATCTGCTTCATCGGGATCTGGACTCGAAGCTTTGTTGGATTCAATGGAAAAGCATCTCTGGAATAGTGATGCAATTGAAGCTCGAAATGAATTAAGAAAAAAGAAACAAGAAATACCGGAACTTCAATTACTCCCAAGCGACTCTGGCTTCGTCGATGGAATGGAAGATGAGAACCTTCTTCGGAAGTTCCATTAG
- a CDS encoding homoserine dehydrogenase encodes MKKCNIGLIGAGNVGKGLIEMIADQKINIQKKLGIDLEIVEIATRTPSKLKNFTTSKLSDQYVNVTTNPDIDIVVELIGGTDTALEVVLSAIENGKTVITANKALISEKGSIIFPQALNKKVEIGYEAAVAGAIPIIRTIRNGLSSNSFEFVAGILNGTTNFILTKMEMENLGYLEALKLAQDKGYAEADPTFDVEGIDVAHKISILSNLAFGKHISVEQVETFGITKISALDIQNALKLGFRIKLLGIGTASSDGKILCSVQPVLIPLTHPLANVMNENNAVYYKTLHSGPGMLTGKGAGSHPTASAVLSDIIYYFLRRESESTINPENNIFPEAEYGLAEASLARYYLRFTTVDKPGVLAEISRVLGNNLISISSMQQDESIENELTNVVILTHEANVGKLKKSIQEIDKLTDFIKEQTVAFPLMENI; translated from the coding sequence ATGAAAAAATGCAATATTGGTCTTATTGGTGCAGGAAATGTTGGAAAAGGTCTGATTGAAATGATCGCGGATCAGAAAATCAATATCCAGAAGAAATTGGGGATTGATTTGGAGATTGTAGAGATAGCAACTCGCACACCGAGCAAACTAAAAAATTTTACAACCTCGAAACTGTCTGATCAATATGTCAATGTTACAACAAATCCTGACATAGATATTGTAGTTGAGTTAATTGGTGGAACCGACACTGCATTAGAAGTTGTACTTTCTGCTATTGAAAACGGCAAAACGGTTATTACAGCCAACAAGGCATTAATTTCTGAAAAAGGATCAATAATTTTTCCCCAAGCTTTAAATAAAAAAGTAGAGATTGGATATGAAGCAGCTGTTGCTGGAGCAATTCCAATTATCCGTACAATTCGTAACGGACTGAGCTCCAACTCTTTTGAATTCGTCGCAGGAATTCTGAATGGAACAACCAATTTTATTTTAACCAAGATGGAGATGGAGAATCTAGGATACCTCGAAGCATTAAAACTAGCTCAAGACAAAGGCTATGCTGAAGCGGATCCGACCTTCGATGTTGAAGGTATCGACGTTGCTCATAAAATTTCGATTCTTTCGAATCTTGCATTTGGTAAACATATTTCTGTTGAACAAGTTGAGACTTTTGGTATAACTAAAATCTCTGCACTTGATATTCAAAATGCACTAAAACTTGGATTTAGAATTAAACTACTAGGCATTGGGACAGCATCAAGCGATGGCAAAATTCTTTGTAGCGTACAACCTGTCCTCATTCCATTGACTCATCCACTCGCAAATGTGATGAACGAAAATAACGCCGTTTATTACAAAACACTTCATTCTGGTCCAGGAATGCTCACAGGAAAAGGAGCAGGCTCTCATCCAACTGCAAGCGCAGTATTATCTGATATTATTTACTATTTTCTTCGACGAGAATCCGAATCTACGATCAATCCAGAAAATAATATATTTCCCGAAGCTGAGTATGGATTGGCTGAAGCAAGCCTTGCACGTTATTATTTACGATTTACAACAGTGGATAAACCGGGCGTACTAGCTGAGATTTCTAGAGTATTGGGAAATAATTTAATTTCTATTTCATCCATGCAACAAGATGAATCCATCGAAAATGAACTTACCAATGTTGTAATTCTTACTCACGAGGCAAATGTTGGTAAATTGAAAAAGTCCATTCAAGAAATTGATAAATTAACAGACTTCATTAAGGAGCAAACTGTTGCTTTTCCACTTATGGAAAATATCTAA
- a CDS encoding nucleoside-diphosphate kinase, translated as MQRTFIMIKPDAVKNGHVGNILAHIQKEGFKTRGLKLIQLSLSDAKQFYKVHSERPFYNDLCSFMASGPIVAAVLERDNAVLHWREVIGATDPKEAKDGTIRKLYAESKEANAVHGSDSDENAEFEISFFFKGYELV; from the coding sequence ATGCAAAGAACATTTATTATGATCAAGCCTGATGCTGTGAAGAACGGCCACGTAGGCAACATTCTAGCACATATACAAAAAGAAGGATTCAAAACTAGAGGTTTAAAACTTATTCAATTGTCGTTGAGCGATGCTAAACAATTTTACAAAGTTCACTCTGAACGTCCATTCTACAACGACCTCTGCAGTTTTATGGCTTCTGGTCCTATCGTTGCCGCAGTTCTAGAAAGAGACAATGCCGTTCTCCACTGGAGAGAGGTGATTGGAGCAACCGATCCAAAAGAAGCAAAAGATGGTACAATTCGCAAGCTATATGCGGAGAGCAAAGAAGCAAATGCAGTACACGGTTCTGATTCTGATGAGAACGCAGAATTCGAAATTAGTTTCTTTTTCAAAGGATACGAACTCGTTTAA
- a CDS encoding SDR family oxidoreductase, translating into MEEKIAIVTGGNRGIGFEVCRQLGKLGYYVILTSRKKKKGKEAASILKKEGYQVKFRELDITDPSSIRDFTKWVSKKYDKVDVLVNNAGIFLDSPNDSVLNMNQKIIKKTLDTNFYGTFHLSQAILNLMITTGRGRVVNVSSGMGQLNGMNSGYVGYRVSKTAVNALTRILADEVRDLDILVNAVCPGWVKTRMGGENATRNPEEGADTIVWLATQPTGGVSGGFYRDRKPIEW; encoded by the coding sequence ATGGAAGAAAAAATCGCAATAGTAACGGGTGGAAATCGAGGAATTGGATTTGAAGTTTGCCGGCAATTAGGTAAATTAGGATATTATGTTATTCTAACTAGCCGTAAGAAAAAGAAAGGCAAAGAAGCAGCTTCCATCCTAAAGAAAGAAGGATATCAAGTTAAATTTCGTGAACTCGATATTACAGATCCATCTAGTATTCGCGATTTTACAAAATGGGTTTCCAAGAAATATGATAAGGTTGATGTCTTAGTAAACAATGCTGGAATATTTCTAGATAGTCCCAATGATTCTGTTCTAAATATGAATCAGAAGATTATCAAAAAAACCTTAGATACCAATTTCTATGGTACCTTTCATCTGTCGCAGGCAATTTTGAACCTTATGATTACGACGGGTCGAGGAAGAGTTGTGAATGTTTCTTCCGGTATGGGGCAATTGAACGGAATGAATTCAGGATATGTCGGCTACCGTGTATCCAAAACTGCAGTGAATGCACTCACTAGAATACTTGCAGATGAAGTTAGAGATCTTGATATTTTAGTGAATGCTGTCTGTCCAGGTTGGGTAAAAACACGGATGGGTGGAGAGAATGCTACTCGCAATCCTGAAGAAGGTGCGGATACAATCGTTTGGCTTGCAACTCAACCGACGGGTGGAGTGAGTGGTGGATTCTATCGCGATAGAAAACCCATAGAGTGGTAG
- a CDS encoding ion transporter, whose protein sequence is MLSRETIGTWIESNKVTGFIIGVILLNAITLGMETIPYFTENFSHILEVVDRIILGIFIIEILLKFYAFHFRFFQTGWNIFDFLIVGIALLPNAGTLSILRVLRVFRVFRLVSTMPSLRKIVSALILSLPGIASIALLAGIIFYIGAVMTTKLFGGDFPDWFGSIPASMYTLFQVMTLESWSMGIVRPVMEKFPHAYIFFIPYIVISTFTTLNLFIAVIVNSIATLDQEQKEEDGIRVVSLEMLYEEIKTIQSSLIQLEKAQKK, encoded by the coding sequence ATGTTATCAAGAGAAACAATCGGAACCTGGATCGAGTCCAACAAAGTCACTGGCTTCATAATTGGCGTAATCCTATTGAATGCAATAACCTTGGGAATGGAAACCATTCCCTATTTTACGGAAAACTTCTCTCATATTTTGGAGGTTGTTGATCGAATCATTCTTGGGATTTTTATCATTGAAATACTTCTAAAATTCTATGCATTCCACTTTCGTTTCTTTCAAACAGGTTGGAATATTTTTGATTTTCTAATTGTTGGAATTGCTCTCCTACCGAATGCAGGAACACTTTCGATACTCCGTGTTCTGCGAGTATTTAGAGTTTTTCGTTTGGTATCTACTATGCCATCTCTTAGAAAAATTGTATCCGCTCTGATTCTATCTCTTCCTGGAATTGCATCTATTGCATTACTCGCTGGAATTATTTTCTATATCGGTGCTGTGATGACGACTAAACTATTTGGAGGTGATTTCCCTGATTGGTTCGGAAGTATTCCAGCATCAATGTATACGCTTTTTCAAGTGATGACGCTAGAGAGTTGGTCGATGGGAATTGTAAGACCCGTAATGGAGAAATTTCCCCATGCTTATATATTCTTCATTCCTTATATTGTAATATCAACATTTACAACATTGAATCTATTTATTGCTGTAATTGTAAACAGCATAGCAACTCTCGATCAAGAACAGAAAGAGGAAGATGGGATTCGAGTTGTAAGCTTGGAAATGCTTTATGAAGAAATCAAAACCATTCAATCAAGCCTAATTCAGTTAGAAAAAGCTCAGAAAAAATAA
- a CDS encoding formylglycine-generating enzyme family protein gives MFKFCARFIVFIYLLVFFPELGNISSQENATSEVDLAVRKTLVWKGEIRGIYERRSQLKIQISRNQELPQNFPDQDTMKKEILSKTWIIYQKDTKRELADFTPREVIWEKKQNKIAKKSYDAVIWGDITVRDQVSLSLITAGCFIAQYKDVVSFLEPHNFFSKKPTPPQSFILHPKDGKQMVLVDRGVFLYGQGTDASEASFNPHFFDPNLGNLKEIQPFYIDKYEVTNEEYSIFLKQTNTSPPQHWRDGKYPESERDHPVNFLTYREVEAYAKWAGKRLPTEFEWEKAARGSGIEIYQNRDETLAYYIQAKTYPFGDQFDRNLCNSLESGKNQTINVYDLPSTSASPFGAIGMCGNVAEWTSSWLDSYPKQPYNLKGYGKMFKVIRGGSYLEDRLISRSYHRSYGGHPNLAEDRKAGMRLVTDYRP, from the coding sequence ATGTTCAAGTTCTGTGCCAGATTCATTGTTTTTATTTACCTTTTGGTTTTTTTTCCAGAACTGGGAAATATATCCAGTCAAGAAAATGCAACTTCAGAAGTTGATCTTGCCGTTCGAAAAACATTGGTTTGGAAAGGTGAGATTCGTGGAATATATGAAAGAAGAAGCCAATTAAAAATACAAATATCTCGCAATCAAGAATTGCCTCAAAATTTTCCAGATCAGGATACCATGAAGAAAGAAATTCTTTCCAAGACATGGATCATTTATCAGAAAGATACAAAAAGAGAACTAGCAGACTTTACACCTAGAGAAGTAATTTGGGAAAAGAAGCAAAATAAAATTGCGAAAAAATCTTACGATGCCGTAATCTGGGGAGACATCACTGTTCGCGATCAAGTGTCTCTGTCTCTGATTACGGCTGGATGTTTTATTGCTCAATACAAAGATGTGGTGTCATTCTTAGAACCTCATAATTTTTTTAGTAAAAAGCCAACTCCACCTCAGAGTTTTATTCTTCATCCAAAAGATGGAAAGCAAATGGTTCTTGTAGATCGAGGAGTTTTCCTCTATGGGCAGGGAACTGATGCATCCGAAGCAAGTTTTAATCCACATTTTTTTGATCCCAATCTAGGCAACTTAAAAGAGATTCAACCATTTTATATTGATAAGTATGAAGTGACCAATGAAGAATATTCTATTTTCCTTAAGCAAACAAATACTAGTCCTCCACAACATTGGCGAGATGGAAAATATCCTGAATCTGAAAGGGACCATCCTGTAAATTTTCTCACTTATCGAGAAGTAGAAGCCTATGCTAAATGGGCAGGCAAAAGACTACCAACAGAGTTTGAATGGGAGAAAGCCGCCAGGGGATCAGGAATCGAAATCTATCAAAATCGGGATGAGACACTCGCGTATTATATCCAGGCTAAGACTTATCCTTTTGGTGATCAATTCGATCGAAATCTTTGCAATAGTTTGGAATCAGGCAAGAATCAAACTATAAATGTTTATGATTTACCATCTACTAGCGCAAGTCCCTTCGGTGCTATTGGAATGTGCGGTAATGTTGCCGAATGGACTAGTAGCTGGCTGGATTCTTATCCGAAGCAACCTTACAATCTAAAAGGTTATGGTAAAATGTTTAAAGTTATTCGTGGTGGTTCTTATCTTGAGGATCGTTTGATATCACGTTCTTATCATAGATCATACGGTGGTCATCCCAATCTTGCAGAAGATCGAAAAGCTGGAATGAGACTAGTCACTGATTATAGACCATAA
- a CDS encoding NAD-dependent epimerase/dehydratase family protein: MKLKGKNVLITGAGGFIGQALVKKAIALGCKVRGLEINPMRAEAIRYHFGIEVVNGSILDHNTRAGSLNHIDIVIHTAAIMKESGSMPEFRKANVEAAYQLADEAKRAKAKVFVQLSSVMVYGFDYPENIDEDGALKGENNPYCQTKIEGEHAIMPLNEPPKFGVIIIRPGDVYGPGSEPWVRRPLNVMDKGLFALPDGGKGTMNVTYVDNLADGIFLAIENRAYGEKFNITDGSTVSWATYFNRLAQISGRPKPKSLPYPIAKALVQSVSFVYKMFGGEAPVTAEGLDFVMRPHPVSTEKAKVRLGFVPKIDFEEGMIRTRDWLNDQGLIR; the protein is encoded by the coding sequence TTGAAACTAAAAGGCAAAAATGTTCTAATTACTGGTGCAGGTGGATTTATAGGACAAGCTCTTGTTAAGAAAGCCATTGCCTTAGGTTGCAAAGTCCGTGGCTTAGAAATCAATCCTATGCGAGCAGAAGCAATTCGTTATCATTTTGGTATCGAGGTTGTTAACGGTAGTATACTTGATCACAATACGCGCGCTGGTTCTTTGAATCATATTGATATTGTGATTCATACGGCTGCCATCATGAAAGAAAGCGGTTCCATGCCAGAATTTCGCAAGGCAAATGTGGAAGCAGCTTACCAACTTGCTGATGAAGCCAAGCGCGCTAAAGCAAAAGTTTTTGTTCAACTTTCCAGTGTTATGGTATATGGATTTGATTATCCAGAAAATATTGATGAAGATGGAGCCTTAAAGGGAGAGAACAATCCGTACTGTCAGACCAAGATCGAAGGCGAGCATGCAATCATGCCACTCAATGAACCTCCAAAATTCGGTGTAATTATTATTCGACCTGGCGATGTCTATGGACCAGGATCTGAGCCTTGGGTGCGTCGACCTCTCAACGTTATGGATAAGGGACTTTTTGCCTTACCCGACGGAGGCAAGGGAACAATGAACGTAACCTATGTAGACAATCTCGCCGATGGAATATTTCTTGCTATAGAGAATCGCGCCTACGGTGAAAAGTTCAACATAACTGATGGTTCTACAGTATCTTGGGCAACATACTTCAATCGCTTGGCCCAAATTTCTGGCAGACCGAAGCCCAAATCGCTTCCGTATCCAATTGCAAAGGCCTTGGTTCAATCAGTTTCTTTCGTATATAAAATGTTTGGTGGAGAAGCTCCTGTAACAGCAGAAGGATTGGATTTTGTTATGCGCCCGCATCCTGTATCGACCGAGAAAGCAAAAGTTCGACTTGGATTTGTTCCAAAAATTGATTTCGAAGAAGGAATGATTCGAACCAGAGATTGGCTTAATGATCAAGGATTGATTCGTTAA